The Hymenobacter sp. GOD-10R genome includes a window with the following:
- a CDS encoding site-2 protease family protein: MPSPLPLPEAPEFTSDDADYFLPEPASSSRWRTYALHLLLFVVTLITTTLAGAEWITGRTFFGQVSSWPFTIQLSTAEMLRGLWFSVPFLGVLTVHEFGHYFTAGHYRVRATLPFYIPFFTGVFNTIGTFGAVIRIKDRIFSRKEFFDIGLAGPLAGFLVAVPVLIYGFTHLPPLEYIFQIHPEYRFYGAKYAHYVYRGGDTLALSRPLIYSLLEKWLANPARIPHPNELMHYPVLLAGLMALFFTALNLLPIGQLDGGHILYGLLGYRRFNRISLGLFIVFIFYAGLGLFTLHSSRDTWLYWSVPYLLYLFLVFQKALPTPQRGLLLALGVWAAQLAVALAIPGIQGNPGWLVFGLLLGRVTGIFHPPAPDERPLSTGRKVLGWVMLVIFVLCFSPSPFG; this comes from the coding sequence GTGCCTTCTCCTCTACCGCTCCCTGAGGCGCCAGAGTTCACTTCTGACGACGCCGACTATTTCCTGCCGGAACCTGCTTCCTCATCCCGCTGGCGCACCTACGCCCTTCATCTGCTCCTGTTTGTTGTTACGCTCATCACCACTACGCTTGCTGGCGCGGAGTGGATAACGGGCAGAACCTTTTTCGGACAGGTTAGCTCGTGGCCATTCACTATTCAGCTTTCCACGGCGGAAATGCTAAGAGGGCTGTGGTTTTCGGTGCCGTTTCTGGGCGTGCTCACGGTGCATGAGTTTGGACACTACTTCACGGCTGGCCATTACCGGGTACGCGCCACGCTGCCGTTTTACATTCCCTTTTTCACGGGTGTGTTTAATACAATCGGCACGTTTGGAGCGGTTATCCGCATCAAAGACCGGATTTTCTCACGCAAGGAGTTTTTTGATATTGGCTTAGCCGGGCCACTGGCTGGCTTTCTGGTGGCGGTGCCAGTGCTTATCTATGGCTTTACGCACTTGCCGCCACTGGAGTACATTTTTCAGATTCATCCGGAATATCGTTTCTACGGGGCAAAGTACGCGCACTATGTGTACCGCGGTGGCGACACGCTAGCTTTGTCTAGGCCGCTGATTTATAGTTTGCTGGAAAAGTGGCTAGCTAACCCAGCGCGCATTCCCCACCCCAACGAACTGATGCATTACCCGGTACTGCTGGCAGGGTTGATGGCTCTGTTCTTCACGGCCCTCAACTTACTACCCATTGGGCAGCTCGATGGAGGGCATATCTTGTACGGTCTGCTTGGCTATCGCCGGTTCAATCGGATTTCGTTAGGGCTGTTTATCGTCTTCATTTTCTACGCGGGGCTAGGTTTGTTCACCCTTCATAGCAGCCGCGACACCTGGCTTTACTGGAGCGTACCGTATTTGCTTTACTTATTCCTGGTGTTCCAAAAGGCTTTACCTACCCCACAGCGTGGCTTACTCCTAGCCCTAGGCGTGTGGGCCGCGCAACTTGCTGTGGCCTTGGCCATACCGGGCATTCAGGGTAATCCGGGGTGGCTGGTATTTGGCTTGTTGCTGGGGCGGGTAACGGGCATTTTTCACCCGCCGGCTCCTGACGAGCGCCCGCTGAGCACTGGCCGCAAAGTGCTGGGCTGGGTGATGCTGGTCATTTTTGTGCTGTGCTTCAGCCCATCGCCATTCGGCTAA
- a CDS encoding D-alanine--D-alanine ligase, with translation MKIGIFFGGPSREREISFAGGRTVYDNLDKSLFQAVPIFVDSLGNFILLDWQYIYKGTIRDFYPPVAALPASEHKLQVYLESLGALSIEEQDQIISQVGRRVLPHELASLMDFAFLALHGPSGEDGAIQGLLEWYGIPYSGSGILPSAFGIDKIAQKKLLKALGRPTPDFRVITAAEWDVANPEATLAYLVRELGLPLVFKAPRQGSSIGVSILREQDVAKFAAAIERSLFRKTMSRAEWQDLGTQGQLAWVQQLTDIREGIGLPVQLTVSGEQLTADTELASSEDAGIIFHPEALLNKLNELFQTAGTVRLTNVDGETQVLVESFVAGREFSCIVVEDPNGEPLALPPTEIVKGEELFDYRSKYLPGLSRKITPIDLPEAEIQRIREACQEMFTTFGFQVYARLDGFLGKDGQLFLNDPNTTSGMLPASFFFHQAAEIGLNPSQFLTYLIRTSLAARRRAGMRPVKLASLLQQLDEAVASRQQEEKQRTKVAVIMGGYSSERHISVESGRNIYEKLSSSVKYEPLPVFLTGSAQEHKLYVLPINVMLKDNADDIREKIEYAEAGHDLHPILQRIRREAEPITSTYAGQPTAQPRRISFAELAEAVDEVFIALHGRPGEDGALQRELEQYGLPYNGSGVASSSVTINKFETNKRLREAGLRVAEHRMANRLEWEADAESFYRSLETQFAYPFIAKPADDGCSSAVKKIKNRTELEAFCRLMFRDQEDLETAAAETLHLGFKEEFPQKDAFLVETLIDRDGAKHFLEVTGGLLTHWRPDGTYEVEVFEASEALATGEVLSLEEKFLAGEGQNITPARYSPDVQERQRISEEVKYELGRVAEVLNIQGYARIDAFVRVRETGAVEVIIIEVNSLPGMTPATCIFHQTALNGYTPYDFIDRILEFGKERTNRLQLEEKS, from the coding sequence ATGAAAATAGGCATCTTCTTTGGCGGCCCGTCGCGCGAGCGGGAAATTTCCTTCGCGGGTGGCCGCACCGTATACGACAACCTCGACAAGTCGCTGTTTCAGGCCGTTCCGATTTTTGTGGACAGCCTCGGCAACTTTATCCTGCTCGACTGGCAGTACATTTATAAAGGAACCATTCGCGATTTCTACCCGCCGGTGGCGGCCCTGCCCGCTTCCGAGCACAAGCTGCAAGTGTATCTGGAGAGCCTAGGTGCGCTGAGCATCGAGGAGCAAGACCAGATTATCAGCCAAGTGGGTCGGCGCGTGCTGCCCCACGAGCTAGCCTCGCTGATGGACTTTGCCTTCCTGGCGCTACATGGCCCCAGCGGCGAAGACGGCGCTATTCAAGGTTTGCTCGAATGGTATGGTATCCCCTACTCTGGCTCCGGCATTCTCCCTTCCGCATTTGGCATCGATAAGATCGCCCAGAAGAAATTACTGAAAGCCCTCGGCCGCCCTACGCCCGATTTTCGGGTGATAACCGCCGCCGAATGGGACGTTGCCAACCCCGAGGCCACACTTGCCTACTTGGTACGTGAACTAGGTTTGCCGCTCGTGTTCAAAGCGCCGCGCCAAGGCTCCAGCATCGGTGTGAGCATTCTGCGCGAGCAAGATGTAGCCAAGTTTGCGGCGGCAATAGAGCGCAGCTTGTTCCGCAAAACCATGAGCCGCGCCGAGTGGCAAGACCTAGGTACGCAAGGCCAACTCGCCTGGGTACAGCAGCTTACCGATATCCGCGAAGGAATTGGCCTGCCAGTGCAGCTAACCGTGAGCGGCGAACAATTAACCGCTGATACGGAGCTAGCTTCTAGCGAAGATGCCGGCATTATCTTCCATCCGGAAGCATTGCTTAATAAGCTCAACGAGCTTTTCCAGACGGCGGGAACCGTGCGCCTGACCAACGTGGACGGCGAGACCCAGGTGCTCGTGGAAAGCTTTGTGGCCGGTCGGGAGTTTTCGTGCATTGTGGTGGAAGACCCGAACGGCGAACCCCTGGCGTTGCCACCGACGGAGATTGTGAAAGGCGAAGAACTATTCGACTACCGGTCGAAATACCTGCCAGGCTTGAGCCGCAAAATCACGCCCATCGACCTGCCCGAAGCCGAAATTCAGCGCATTCGCGAGGCTTGCCAGGAGATGTTCACCACCTTCGGCTTCCAGGTATACGCGCGCTTAGATGGCTTTTTGGGTAAAGATGGTCAGTTGTTCCTCAACGACCCGAACACCACGTCGGGCATGCTGCCGGCTTCGTTCTTCTTCCACCAGGCTGCAGAAATCGGCTTAAATCCGTCGCAGTTCCTGACCTACCTGATCCGTACGTCACTGGCGGCGCGGCGTCGGGCTGGCATGCGCCCCGTGAAGCTAGCTTCGCTGTTACAGCAGCTCGACGAAGCCGTAGCCTCTCGCCAACAGGAAGAAAAGCAGCGCACCAAAGTAGCCGTGATTATGGGTGGCTACTCGTCAGAGCGCCATATTTCGGTGGAGAGCGGACGCAACATTTACGAGAAGCTCAGCTCGTCGGTGAAATACGAGCCGCTGCCGGTGTTCCTCACCGGCTCGGCTCAGGAGCACAAGCTTTATGTGCTGCCTATCAATGTGATGCTCAAGGACAACGCCGACGATATTCGGGAGAAAATCGAGTACGCCGAAGCTGGCCATGATCTGCACCCTATTTTGCAACGCATCCGCCGCGAAGCCGAACCGATTACCAGCACGTACGCCGGTCAGCCTACGGCGCAGCCCCGGCGCATCTCGTTTGCAGAGCTAGCTGAGGCAGTCGATGAAGTGTTCATTGCCCTGCACGGTCGGCCCGGCGAAGATGGCGCGTTGCAGCGTGAGTTGGAGCAGTATGGCTTGCCGTACAACGGCTCGGGCGTAGCGTCGAGTAGCGTCACTATCAACAAGTTCGAAACGAACAAGCGCCTGCGCGAAGCGGGTTTGCGCGTAGCCGAGCACCGCATGGCCAACCGCCTGGAGTGGGAAGCCGATGCCGAAAGCTTCTACCGCAGCCTCGAAACGCAGTTCGCCTATCCCTTCATTGCCAAGCCCGCCGATGACGGCTGCTCTTCGGCCGTGAAGAAAATTAAGAACCGGACGGAGTTAGAAGCCTTCTGCCGCCTCATGTTCCGCGACCAGGAAGACCTGGAAACGGCCGCCGCTGAAACGCTGCACCTAGGTTTTAAGGAGGAGTTTCCTCAAAAAGATGCCTTCTTAGTTGAAACCCTGATTGACCGTGACGGCGCCAAGCACTTCCTCGAAGTTACGGGTGGCCTGCTCACCCATTGGCGCCCCGATGGCACGTACGAGGTAGAGGTGTTCGAGGCCTCCGAAGCACTGGCAACCGGCGAGGTGCTGAGCCTAGAAGAGAAATTCTTGGCTGGCGAAGGGCAGAATATCACGCCCGCCCGCTACTCCCCCGATGTGCAGGAGCGGCAACGTATTTCGGAGGAAGTAAAGTACGAGCTAGGTCGCGTGGCCGAAGTGCTGAACATCCAAGGCTACGCCCGCATCGACGCCTTTGTGCGGGTGCGCGAAACCGGCGCGGTGGAGGTCATCATCATCGAGGTAAACTCATTGCCCGGTATGACGCCAGCCACCTGCATCTTCCACCAAACTGCTCTGAACGGCTACACGCCCTACGACTTCATCGACCGGATCCTAGAGTTTGGCAAGGAGCGCACCAACCGCTTGCAATTGGAAGAGAAAAGCTAG
- a CDS encoding DUF2971 domain-containing protein, whose translation MDFPQDLNKLYHYSSPAGLMGIVRSKSLWFTNIHYQNDIEEYTYAYKLTKQIVDSEYQGFGYNDYINGAVTAVFTFSLSENDDQLSQWRGYCPTGGFSFSFDSEQLEEVITDNGLTLQKCIYDKQEQIAYIKAKIIGFTPAEWAKALEEHEQGNSSRYYNCHRSIREMPKALAQAAAIMKHEKFGEEAEWRLIKTYFDVRADIFTLNGNQTLFFKRDTIKFREAKDILIPYVEIPLVKNKEADPLKLSTIVVGPGPRQDLALQSCTYLGHDLHAITKVSLVPYRNW comes from the coding sequence ATGGATTTTCCGCAGGATCTTAACAAGCTTTATCACTATTCCAGCCCAGCAGGCTTGATGGGTATTGTTCGAAGTAAATCTTTATGGTTTACCAATATTCACTATCAGAATGATATTGAAGAGTATACGTATGCTTATAAATTAACAAAGCAGATAGTTGACTCAGAGTATCAAGGCTTCGGCTATAATGATTATATAAATGGAGCTGTAACGGCAGTGTTCACGTTCTCGCTCTCGGAAAACGATGATCAATTAAGCCAGTGGCGAGGCTATTGCCCTACTGGTGGCTTTTCGTTCTCGTTTGATAGCGAGCAGTTAGAGGAGGTTATAACGGATAATGGCCTCACGCTTCAAAAGTGTATTTATGATAAGCAAGAGCAAATAGCTTATATCAAAGCTAAGATTATCGGCTTCACGCCGGCAGAATGGGCTAAGGCGCTGGAAGAGCACGAACAAGGCAATAGTTCTAGGTACTATAACTGCCACCGTTCCATACGCGAGATGCCCAAAGCCTTAGCACAGGCTGCCGCAATCATGAAGCACGAGAAGTTTGGGGAAGAAGCCGAATGGCGCTTGATTAAAACTTATTTTGATGTCCGGGCTGACATTTTTACGCTTAATGGCAATCAGACCTTGTTCTTCAAGCGGGATACAATAAAGTTTCGAGAGGCTAAAGACATATTAATACCATACGTAGAAATACCACTCGTAAAGAATAAGGAGGCTGACCCACTTAAGCTATCAACCATAGTTGTTGGCCCAGGGCCTAGACAAGATCTCGCATTGCAGTCCTGCACTTACCTAGGTCATGACCTGCATGCTATTACCAAAGTATCTCTTGTTCCGTACAGAAATTGGTAA
- a CDS encoding phosphoglycerate kinase, with protein sequence MRTLDQYNFAGKRAVVRVDFNVPLDEELRITDYTRIHAATPTIKKILADGGSVVLLSHLGRPKGGPDKKNSMRNLVLALQHEYAQEVKFGGDVIGEEAVAAAAALKSGEILLLDNLRFHPEEEKGDPAFAQKLAKLGDVYVNDAFGAAHRSHASTAVMAQYFAPENRVAGYVMQSELENAHRVLANADRPFTAIMGGAKISDKILIIEKLLDKVDNLLIGGGMAYTFAVAQGGSIGNSLLEADKVDLAKELIQKAKEKGVNLVLPVDSVIANRFANDADVDIAGNLDIPATWMGLDIGPNSRELFADIIRESKTILWNGPMGVFEMSNFSVGTEFVARAIAEATQNGAFSLIGGGDSAAAVNQLGYASKVSYISTGGGALLEYMEGKTLPGVAALEA encoded by the coding sequence ATGAGAACCCTCGATCAGTACAACTTCGCCGGCAAAAGAGCCGTGGTACGCGTGGATTTCAACGTGCCCCTCGACGAGGAGCTGCGCATCACCGACTACACCCGCATCCATGCGGCGACGCCGACGATTAAAAAAATTCTGGCCGATGGCGGCAGCGTAGTGCTGCTGTCGCACCTAGGTCGGCCGAAGGGCGGACCCGACAAGAAGAACTCGATGCGCAACCTTGTGCTGGCCCTGCAACACGAATACGCCCAGGAAGTGAAGTTCGGTGGCGACGTGATTGGCGAGGAAGCTGTTGCGGCGGCCGCCGCGCTGAAGTCCGGCGAAATTTTGCTGCTCGACAACCTACGCTTCCATCCCGAAGAAGAAAAAGGTGACCCCGCTTTTGCGCAAAAGCTAGCTAAGCTTGGCGATGTGTACGTGAACGATGCCTTCGGCGCCGCCCACCGCAGCCACGCTTCCACGGCCGTAATGGCGCAGTACTTCGCCCCCGAAAACCGCGTGGCAGGCTACGTGATGCAGAGTGAACTGGAAAACGCTCACCGCGTACTCGCCAACGCTGACCGCCCCTTTACCGCCATTATGGGCGGAGCCAAGATTTCGGATAAGATTCTGATCATCGAAAAGCTGCTCGATAAAGTAGATAACCTGCTTATCGGTGGCGGCATGGCCTACACGTTTGCCGTAGCGCAGGGCGGCTCAATCGGCAACTCGCTGCTGGAAGCCGATAAGGTAGACCTAGCGAAGGAGCTGATTCAAAAGGCCAAAGAAAAAGGCGTGAACCTGGTGCTACCAGTAGATAGCGTCATCGCCAACCGCTTTGCGAACGATGCCGACGTAGATATTGCCGGTAACCTTGATATTCCGGCTACCTGGATGGGTTTGGACATCGGGCCAAACTCGCGCGAGCTATTCGCCGACATCATTCGGGAGTCGAAAACCATTCTGTGGAACGGCCCAATGGGCGTGTTCGAAATGTCGAACTTCTCGGTGGGCACGGAGTTCGTGGCCCGCGCCATTGCCGAGGCTACTCAAAACGGTGCTTTCTCGCTCATCGGCGGCGGCGACTCGGCCGCGGCCGTGAATCAGCTCGGCTACGCTAGCAAGGTATCGTACATCTCGACCGGTGGCGGTGCACTGCTGGAGTACATGGAAGGCAAAACGCTGCCTGGCGTAGCGGCGCTGGAAGCATAG
- a CDS encoding PAS domain-containing sensor histidine kinase encodes MSRSLDLLPVFNAQPGATLLLSPEWVIVGASDDYLAATLTERDLLVGQHIFDAFPDNPETPEANAVVNVRASLERVLATKQPHEMAPQHYDVPDPTWPGRFVERYWQSRHTPVLDAAGQVQFIIQSVLDITASRQVERQLRESVAAEQAAHAVAEQQRQRFREVLTQMPAYIAVYQGPDHIYQFVNPAYQSLFPHRSFLGRPFREGTPESVELGVVALFDQVYQSGEPVYLREMEGWFDFHGNGQPVQVFLNISLHPLRNVQGHIDGVMDFTYDVSQQVRARQQVEQFNAELEARVQERTQVAEQALATAERERTLLQLILDQSPVAIGVFQGEELRITAANAQMATLWGRTPEQVIGLPFMDAVPELRGQGFDEQMRQVLRTEVPFIGTETPADVLRGEHVQTHYYNFVYQPLYDADGQLLGAIDVAVEVTEQVLARQQADEAAAELRLLTAHSPAFLFRTDAAGSLVYLNKEFFEWTGLDAARLRSLDEGWATVHPGDLVEQQPSFVAAVQAGQPWLSTPYRFRRADGQYRWMLSRSQPLFGTEGQVLGHSGLTFEVHEQVALQQQLTRTNVDLDNFIYTASHDLKAPITNLEGLLLALEHELPEAGRTGDVPLMLTLMQDAIERFRRTITHLTDLSRLQKEHNPASDAVAVAPVVEAVRLDLTPLLVETQGQLTVTIPEDLTVRFAEKNLRSVVYNLLSNAFKYRHLDRVPAVQLRSWRATDYVVLEVQDNGLGLDLAQDKERLFAMFQRLHTHVEGTGVGLYMVKRILENAGGRIEVDSQLGQGSTFRVYFPR; translated from the coding sequence ATGTCCCGCTCGCTCGACTTGCTGCCCGTTTTCAACGCCCAGCCCGGGGCTACACTGCTGCTATCTCCAGAATGGGTGATCGTGGGCGCCAGCGACGACTACCTAGCCGCCACGCTCACGGAGCGAGACCTGCTCGTGGGGCAGCACATCTTCGACGCCTTCCCCGACAACCCCGAGACGCCCGAGGCTAACGCCGTGGTCAACGTGCGCGCTTCGCTGGAAAGGGTGCTGGCCACCAAGCAGCCGCACGAGATGGCCCCGCAGCACTACGACGTGCCCGACCCGACCTGGCCGGGCCGCTTCGTCGAGCGCTACTGGCAATCGCGCCATACGCCCGTGCTCGATGCCGCGGGGCAGGTGCAGTTCATTATTCAATCCGTGCTGGACATTACCGCCAGCCGCCAGGTCGAGCGGCAGCTACGCGAAAGCGTGGCCGCCGAGCAAGCGGCCCACGCCGTGGCCGAGCAACAGCGCCAACGCTTCCGGGAGGTGCTCACGCAGATGCCCGCCTACATTGCTGTCTACCAAGGGCCCGACCACATCTACCAATTCGTCAACCCCGCCTATCAGAGCCTGTTTCCGCACCGCTCCTTCCTGGGCCGGCCGTTTCGCGAGGGTACCCCGGAGTCCGTCGAGCTGGGGGTCGTGGCCTTGTTTGACCAGGTCTACCAGAGCGGGGAGCCGGTGTACCTGCGCGAAATGGAAGGCTGGTTCGATTTCCACGGCAACGGGCAGCCGGTGCAGGTCTTTCTCAACATCTCCCTGCACCCGTTGCGCAACGTGCAGGGCCACATCGACGGCGTGATGGACTTCACGTACGACGTGAGCCAGCAAGTGCGCGCCCGCCAGCAGGTCGAGCAGTTCAATGCCGAGTTGGAAGCGCGTGTGCAGGAGCGCACCCAGGTAGCCGAGCAGGCGCTGGCCACGGCGGAGCGCGAGCGCACCCTGCTGCAACTCATTCTCGACCAGTCCCCGGTGGCGATAGGGGTCTTTCAGGGGGAGGAGTTGCGCATTACGGCGGCGAACGCGCAAATGGCGACCCTGTGGGGGCGCACCCCCGAGCAGGTAATCGGCCTGCCCTTTATGGACGCGGTACCCGAGCTGCGCGGCCAAGGCTTTGATGAACAAATGCGGCAGGTCCTGCGTACAGAAGTACCCTTTATCGGCACGGAAACCCCGGCGGATGTGCTCCGCGGCGAGCACGTGCAAACCCATTACTACAACTTCGTCTACCAGCCGCTCTACGATGCCGACGGCCAGTTGCTGGGCGCGATTGACGTGGCCGTAGAGGTGACCGAGCAAGTGCTGGCCCGCCAGCAGGCGGACGAGGCGGCCGCGGAGTTGCGCCTGCTCACGGCCCACTCCCCCGCCTTCCTGTTTCGCACCGACGCGGCGGGTAGCCTGGTGTATCTGAACAAAGAGTTTTTCGAGTGGACGGGCCTGGACGCCGCCCGGCTGCGCTCGTTGGATGAAGGCTGGGCGACGGTGCATCCCGGCGACCTAGTGGAGCAACAGCCCAGTTTTGTGGCCGCCGTGCAGGCCGGCCAGCCCTGGTTGAGCACGCCCTACCGCTTCCGCCGGGCTGATGGGCAGTACCGGTGGATGTTAAGCCGCAGCCAACCCCTGTTCGGGACCGAAGGCCAGGTGCTGGGGCATAGTGGCCTCACGTTTGAAGTCCACGAGCAAGTAGCGTTACAGCAGCAGCTCACGCGCACCAACGTGGACCTGGACAACTTCATTTACACGGCCAGCCACGATTTGAAGGCTCCGATCACCAACCTCGAGGGCCTGCTACTGGCCCTGGAGCACGAACTGCCGGAGGCGGGCCGCACCGGGGACGTACCCCTGATGCTGACGCTGATGCAGGACGCCATCGAGCGCTTCCGCCGCACCATCACCCACCTGACCGACCTAAGCCGCCTGCAAAAAGAGCACAATCCCGCCAGCGATGCCGTGGCCGTGGCTCCCGTAGTGGAGGCGGTGCGCCTCGATTTGACGCCGCTGCTGGTTGAAACCCAGGGCCAGCTGACCGTGACCATCCCCGAGGACCTGACCGTGAGGTTTGCCGAGAAGAACCTGCGCTCGGTGGTCTACAACTTGCTCAGCAACGCTTTCAAGTATCGTCACCTCGACCGGGTGCCCGCCGTGCAGCTGCGCAGTTGGCGGGCCACCGACTACGTCGTACTGGAGGTGCAGGACAACGGCCTGGGGCTGGATTTGGCGCAGGACAAGGAGCGGCTCTTTGCCATGTTTCAGCGCCTGCACACCCACGTCGAAGGCACCGGCGTGGGTCTCTACATGGTCAAACGCATCCTGGAAAACGCGGGCGGCCGCATTGAGGTAGACAGCCAACTGGGACAGGGCTCCACTTTCCGGGTTTATTTCCCGCGCTAA
- a CDS encoding PASTA domain-containing protein, protein MAFLKSDTPFDVVKHLLVMLVVGALLLFAFFFVYLPITTHHGETIVVPKITGMRLEALEDYLDERDLRYFVDDSSYNPRIQPFTILTQDPAPGERVKEDRKIYISVSMKHPPVIKMPKLTEGTEKTAYMILESYGLALGKLIKVPDLRQNQVLRQLVDGKEIAPGAPIAKGTRVDLEVGDGLGNQEFPVPNVVNMPTDEATTLLVGQGLQVGEIFYQPAEDDQTDGTVVKQRPTPGPGATIRMGQLVDLWIAGEEPVKPVR, encoded by the coding sequence ATGGCTTTTCTTAAATCAGACACCCCCTTCGACGTTGTGAAGCACCTGCTGGTGATGCTGGTGGTCGGGGCGCTGCTGTTATTTGCCTTTTTCTTTGTCTACTTACCCATCACCACGCATCACGGCGAAACCATTGTAGTTCCGAAGATCACCGGGATGCGGCTGGAAGCGCTGGAAGATTACTTGGACGAGCGTGACCTGCGCTACTTCGTAGACGACTCTAGTTACAACCCCAGGATCCAGCCGTTTACGATACTCACCCAAGACCCCGCACCGGGCGAGCGGGTGAAAGAAGACCGCAAGATTTACATCTCGGTGAGCATGAAACACCCACCGGTGATCAAGATGCCGAAGCTCACAGAAGGCACTGAGAAAACAGCGTACATGATCCTGGAAAGCTATGGCCTAGCACTAGGCAAATTGATAAAAGTGCCTGACTTGCGGCAAAACCAAGTCCTGCGGCAGCTCGTCGATGGCAAGGAAATCGCTCCGGGTGCTCCTATTGCCAAAGGCACTCGCGTAGACCTAGAAGTAGGCGACGGCCTAGGTAACCAAGAGTTTCCGGTGCCCAACGTAGTGAACATGCCAACCGACGAAGCAACCACCTTGCTGGTAGGCCAAGGCTTACAAGTAGGCGAGATTTTCTACCAACCTGCCGAAGATGACCAAACCGATGGCACCGTGGTAAAGCAACGCCCCACGCCAGGCCCCGGCGCCACCATCCGCATGGGGCAGCTAGTCGACTTATGGATAGCGGGCGAGGAGCCAGTGAAGCCTGTTCGGTAG
- a CDS encoding HAD family phosphatase produces MSGKIPNLLFDFGGVIINIDYQRTLDAMQLLSGEGNTIGFTQAAQAELFDLLETGKLTSEQFRAGLRSGYGLQATDDQLDAAWNAMLLDVPAERLALIAELRELGHETALLSNTNHMHINVINQQLKTQYGFAHGIADALDRVFYSQEVGLRKPGEDIFRHVLREMNWKAEETLFIEDSIQHIETARRLGLHTLFLAPPLTLTEALPAAIRAFSSTAP; encoded by the coding sequence ATGTCCGGGAAGATCCCCAACCTGCTCTTCGACTTTGGCGGTGTTATTATTAACATCGATTATCAACGCACACTAGACGCCATGCAGTTGCTTAGTGGTGAAGGCAACACCATTGGCTTTACACAAGCAGCGCAAGCAGAACTGTTTGACCTACTGGAGACAGGTAAGCTGACCAGCGAACAGTTCCGGGCGGGTTTGCGCAGCGGCTATGGCCTGCAAGCTACCGACGACCAGCTCGATGCTGCCTGGAACGCCATGCTATTGGATGTGCCCGCCGAGCGCCTCGCCCTCATTGCGGAGTTGCGAGAGCTAGGCCACGAGACGGCGCTGCTCAGCAATACCAATCACATGCACATCAACGTCATCAACCAGCAGCTCAAGACGCAGTACGGCTTTGCGCACGGTATTGCCGATGCGCTCGACCGGGTGTTTTACTCCCAGGAAGTAGGGTTGCGCAAACCCGGTGAGGACATTTTTCGGCACGTATTGCGCGAAATGAACTGGAAAGCGGAAGAAACTCTTTTCATTGAAGATAGTATCCAACATATCGAGACAGCGCGCCGCCTAGGGCTGCATACGCTTTTCTTGGCTCCACCCCTTACGCTTACCGAAGCTCTTCCCGCTGCCATCCGTGCCTTCTCCTCTACCGCTCCCTGA